Proteins encoded within one genomic window of Onychostoma macrolepis isolate SWU-2019 chromosome 11, ASM1243209v1, whole genome shotgun sequence:
- the LOC131549676 gene encoding histone-lysine N-methyltransferase, H3 lysine-79 specific-like, whose amino-acid sequence MDEALGRRPCISPSVIIDSAAQDVLVIAPPNEEPSTSLQKRKKRDTDLVAVFKSMQERDEERERMNMERREREALEREDRKEMERLRREEDREERREREWRAWEERRETEHRERERKGDSAEMAASGADTASVRRLLRLSPGICWIIMLDGISVDMEGILFYIDLIRLHDVPICEAKIV is encoded by the exons ATGGATGAGGCACTGGGACGGAGGCCATGCATTAGTCCTTCTGTCATCATTGACTCTGCTGCCCAGGATGTGCTGGTGATCGCCCCTCCCAATGAAGAGCCCAGCACATCTCTAcagaagaggaagaagagggaCACAGACCTGGTGGCTGTCTTCAAAAGCATGCAAGAAAGagatgaagagagagaaagaatgaatatggagagaagagagagagaagcactTGAGAGAGAAGATAGAAAAGAGATGGAGAGGTTAAGGAGAGAGGAAGACagggaagagaggagagaaAGGGAATGGAGAGCTTGGGAAGAAAGGAGGGAGACagagcacagagagagagagaggaaaggaGA TAGTGCAGAGATGGCAGCATCTGGGGCAGACACTGCATCTGTTAGGCGACTTCTGAGGTTGTCCCCAGGAATCTGCTGGATCATTATGTTGGATGGCATCAGCGTCGACATGGAGGGTATTCTGTTCTACATTGATCTCATCAGGCTCCATGATGTCCCCATTTGTGAGGCAAAGATTGTGTAA